The sequence GTCGCCTCACTGCCATGGATGCCCGCGCCGAGCTGGAGGTCCATCAGGACGACATCGGGGGCGAGCTCGCGCGCCGCCTCGACGCCCTCCTCTCCGGTGGCGGCCTCACCGACCAGCTCGAAGTCGGGCTGCCCGGCGAGCATCGCGCGGATCCCCGAGCGCACCACGGGGTGGTCGTCCACGAGGAGGAGCCTGATCGGTCCCGTCATCGGCCGGCTCCCTCGACGACTGGCAGGGGGAGCATGGCCGCGATCGCCGTGCCCTCCCCCGGCGTGGACTCGACGGTGAGGCTCCCTCCCAGCGCGGCCACCCGGTCACGCATGGCGCGCAGGCCGTACCCGGTGCCCGCCGTACGGGCCGGGGTCCGTGCCGGGTCGAAGCCGCGGCCGTCGTCGTAGACATCCAGCACGATCATGTCTTCCAGATAGGTCAGGGTCACGCTGGCGTGCTCGGCCTCGGAGTGGCGGCTGACGTTACCCAGCGCGCCCTGAGCGATACGCAGCAGCGCGAGGTCGTAGTCGGCCGACAGCGGCACCGGCGTGCCCGACACCTCAAACCGCACCCGGGTAGCGGTACCCGCGGCGGCCGAGTCACTGATCCTGCGCAACGCGGCGGTCAAGGAGGAGTGCTGCAGGGCGGGCGGAGCCAGCGCGCGGACGAAGTTGCGCGCCTCCTCCAGGTTCTCCTGGGCGGCGCGCTCGGCCTCGGTGATACGCCACCCGGCCTCGTCGGGCCGGTCGGCGAGGTCGCGACGGGCGGCGCGCAGCAGCAGGATGATGCTGGACATGCCCTGGGCGAGGGTGTCGTGGATCTCCCTGGCCAGCCGCTCGCGCTCGGCCAGACGCGCCGATTCGCTCTCCACCCGCACCAGCTTGCCGCGGGTGGCGACCAGGTCTTCGATGAGCAGGCGGCGCTGCTCACTCTCGGAATAGAGGGCCTTGTAGACCAGCCCCATGAGGGTCGCCACCACCGCGCCGATGGTCGGCCCGATCACCTGCGGGGCGGTCAGACCGCCCGCGTGCCAGCTGGCCGCGGCGACAGCCGCAGCGGTGAGCACGATGACACCGGGCAGCGCGACCAGCAGCGGCAGCAGGTGCAGGTAGGCGAAGAACAGCGGGAAGGCCAGCCAGACGAACCGCGGTGAGCTCAGCGCCAGCGCCGCCCAGCCCAGCGTCACCGCCACCAGCCAGATGCGTCCCAGCAGCAGATGCGTGGGGCCGCCGAAGTGCGGCAGCCGCCCCTCGATGACGATCCCCGCCGCATACAGCACACCGAGCAGGACGCCCCAGGTCACGAGGGCCGTGCGGCCCTCGTGCGCGACCCCGGCGACAGCGATCACCAGGAGGACCGCGAAGGTCCCGTGGATGGCCCACCTGAGCAGCTTGAGCGCCGGCGGAAACGGAAAGTTCATCATTTCTCACTAAGAGTAGGTGATGACCTAATGCGGCGCATCGTGCAAAAGATGTATTGCGGCTGTCCGAAAGAGCCAACCCGGACGGATCGTCTTCACGATGTGCGAGGAAGGCCCGCTGCCGCAGGCTGGAAAGCGTCCAGACCAACCCACTCCATATCAACAGGGGATGCGCCGTGTTCGTGGCGATCAGAGACCTGCGTTTCGCCAAAGGACGGTTTGCCCTCATGGGCGCCGTCGTCCTTCTCATCACACTCCTGGTGACCATGCTGTCCGGCCTGACCGCAGGACTGGCACAGGACAACATCTCGGCCATCGGCCAGCTGCCGGCCGACCGGATCGTTTTCTCCGCCGGCAAAGGCACGAACGGCGATCTCGCCAAGCCCTCCTTCTCCGACAGCCGCATCACCGACAAGACCTGGCAGGAGTGGCAGAAAGTGGACGGCGTCCCGTCCGCCGAGCGGCTCGGCATCACGATGGGACGGCTCACCTCCGGCACCGATGACGAGAGCAGCACGGCGGCCGCGGTGTTCGGCGTCCAGCCCGGGGGTGAGCTGGCCAAGGGATCCGGCGGCGTCGTCGACACCGGCAAGGTGGTGCTCTCCTCCGGCCTCGCCAAGAAAAGCGGGCTGACCACCGGGGCCAAAGTGCAGATCTTCGGCCGCGACTTCACCGTCGCGGGCTCCGGGGGCGCCGCCTCCTACAGCCACACGCCCGTCGCCTGGATCAGCATCGGCGACTGGGAGTGGATGGGCCGCCAGGGCGGCGCCGACACCGTGGCGACGGTCCTCGCGCTGCGCACAGCTGCGGACCCCGACTTCTCCGCCGCCGACGAGCGCCTGCGCACTACCACCGTGGCCATCGCCGACGCCCCGGCCGCCATCGGCTCCTTCTCGTCGGAGAACGGCTCGCTGCAGCTCATGCGCGCCTTCCTGTTCGCCATCTCCGCGCTGGTCATCGGCGCCTTCTTCACGGTGTGGACCATCCAGCGACGGGGCGACGTCGCCGTACTGAAGGCACTCGGAGCCAGCACCGCCTACCTGCTGCGCGACGCGCTCGCCCAGGCCGTCATCGTGCTCCTGCTCGGCGCCGGGATCGGCGGCGCGATCGGCGCGGGGGTCGGCGCGCTGGCCGAGGGCACCGTCCCGTTCGTCCTGTCCGCCGCCACCACCATCGTGCCCGTCACCGTAATGATCCTGCTCGGCGCCCTCGGAGCCGCGCTGGCCATCCGCAAGATCACCTCTGTCGACCCGCTCACCGCGCTTGGAGCCTCCCGATGACCCTCAAGCTCACCGACATCGTCCTGACCTACCCCGACGGTGACCGCACGCTGACCGCGCTCGACCACGTCGAGCTCGCCGTCGCCCCCGGCGAGTTCACCGCCGTCGTCGGCCCGTCCGGCTCCGGCAAGTCCAGCCTGCTCGCCATCGCCGCCACCCTCATCACCCCCGCCTCCGGCACGGTCTCGGTGGCCGGGCACGACGTGACGAACGCCAGCCAAGTGGCCAGGACCCGCATCCGCCGCGACCACATCGGCATCGTCTTCCAGCAGTCCAACCTGCTGGCCTCGCTCACCACCCTGGACCAGCTGCTGGTCATGGCCGACCTGTCGGGCCGCTCCACCCGCGAGGCGGCGGTGCGAGCGCGTGAGCTGCTGCTGGCCATGGACCTGGCGTCCAAGGAGGACAAGCGCCCTCACCAGCTGTCCGGCGGCGAGCGGCAGCGCGTCAACATCGCCCGCGCCCTGATGAACCGGCCAGAGGTGCTCCTGATCGACGAGCCCACCAGCGCGCTCGACCACCGCCGCGGCGAGCAGATCGTGTCCCTGCTGGCCGACCTGACCAGGGAGCACGGCCTGGCCACCGTCATGGTCACGCATGACCTGGCCACGCTCGCGATGGTGGACAGCGTGCTGACGATGGCCGACGGCAAGCTCACCGCCGGAGCCGTCACCTCCGTGGGCTGAGCGCCTGGCAGATGGCGCCTTGTGCCGTGCCTAAACTCACGCACCGGCTCCAACCTGGTGTTTCACAAGATCCCTAGGCCGCTCTCCTGTACTCGTTTATCAACCCTCCGATGGCCTGTCGGCTGGGTATTCCCAGGTGGACTGGGCCACCTGGGAATACACCGAAGTGATGCGGCGTGTCGCCGCGCGAGCGGTATCGGTGATCAACCCGGCGGCATGGTTGATCGACGATCATCCCTTCGTCCGTTACGGTCACTGCACCGCGGGAGCGATCGTGCAGCACTGCGGGGAACGCGAGCAGCACCTGTGCCAGGTCGCGGTCTCGGTCCATGCGGTGTCCGAGACCGGTTCCACCCCGCTGCACTGGCGGTTGTTCATCCCACAGGTATGGGCCGACGATCCTGAACGCCGCACGAAGGCAGGGATCCCACCCCCACTCACGCATCGGACCAAGCAGCAGATCGCGCTGGAGTTACTGGACGAGATCGCCGAGTGGGGGCTGAGGCCGCCCGTGGTCGTCGCCGATAGCGACTACGGCACCAACGTCGCGTTCCGCAACGGGCTCACTGAGCGCGGGATCCGCTGGCTGGTTGCGGTCAACGGCGACACGACAGTCCTCCCGGTCACGGGAGCGCCGATCACGGCCTGGGCCAAACGGCGGCCGGCCATCGGGGTCGGTGAGCCGGCCCGAGCCAGCCAGGGCCGGGCCCGTCGATTCGTCTACCGCCCGAAGACGGCGGATCATTCTGCCCGCTGCGGGTGGTTCACCGCGATCCCCGTCCACATCGCGGGGATCATCGAACGAGGACACATCGCCACCACCGAGCAGCGCCTGCTACCCGAGCGCACGCTGCTGGTCCAATGGCGACGCAGGCACGACACTGAACCGTTTCGTGCCTGGATCACCGACCTGCCCGCGGATACTCCGCTGTCTGTCGTCGATGGGCGAAGCCACCCTCGCCCAGATGCTGCTCCAGTACAAGGTCGAGCGGTTCTACACCGCCGAGGCGGCGCTTCTGGACCATCATCGCTATGAGGAATGGCTCGGGCTCTTCACCGATGACACCCACTACTTCATGCCGATCCGCCGCACCGTGCCCCGGCGCGAGCTGCACAAGGAATTCACCAAGCCGGGGGAGATGGCCTTCTTCGACGACGACAAGGACATGCTCACCGGCCGGGTGCTGAAGCTGAGGACCGGGACCGCCTGGGCTGAGGACCCGCCGTCGCGGACGCGGCACCTGATCACCAACGTCCGGATCGTCGAGGACGACGCGGCCGGGCTCACCGTCGAGTCGAACTTCCTCCTCTACCAGACGCGACTGAAGATGCGCCGTCACCTTGACGACGTCGGAGAAGTCGAGGCCGCGGGCGGCGAGCAAGGCGCTGAGGTTGCGCAGCACCTGTTGTGTCTACTCGGTGATGGTGTCGCCGACGACCTCGCCGGTGGCGGGATCATGCGGCCCCGTGCCGGGAAGCTGAGGGATCGGCGGACGTCGTGGGCGTGTCGGCGAATGCCTGTCCCACTATCAACGGGACAGAGATTGCCGCCGCGGCTGCTGCGGCAAGGACTCGACGTCGCCGGCTCGGGCGAACGTGCCGGCTTCCAAGGAGTGTCCTCAGGCGGGCCCACTACAGCAAGTGAACGAGCGACTGAGTGATCGCTTCGTGGCGCGATCTCGCGCGGCCATCGCAGCAGGCGGCCACTCAGGGAACCGGCGATGGTCGGCAAGGCGGCCGTTCTCCTTGTCCGGACCGACCTGAACCGATGGTGTCCATCGGGTTTGCCGCGTCTGATCTCCCGGTCGACGGCCCCCGCCCATCGAGTTCCGACTCACTCCCGAGATGCCGTCGACGTCGCCCGCCCCGGTATAGACCGGCTGTGGCAACAGCCACCGTTGTTGCGAATCCGATACATGGCGGTATAGACCAAAACTTTAACTTTTGCTTACCCTGACAGCCTGAGACCCCTACATAAGGGATCTATCCGCCGCCCAAGGCCGCCAACCGGTATAGACCGGTATAGACCAGCCACCCCCAATAGCAAGGCGGTAATCGAGATGAGCAAGAAGATCGCCGGGACGGTCGGTCTCCTGGCCGCGTGAACTCCCCTACCACCACATCAGGAAGCTGCACGGACGCTGCAGCGTCGAGCGGGTTCGCCGGACATGTCCAATAAATGCCCGAACGCGGCCCGTGCTGGAGGTATGCGGTACCCCGATTTAAGGAGTGACGTGAAGATCTCGTTCCTATCGGCGAAGCGCGAGCAGAGAAGGGACCGTGGCGCAAGTCGACGGCCTCGGGCCCGCGCGGTCTCTGCTTTGACAATCGGTGCGCTCCTCGCCACATCCCTCACCGGTGTCATGGCGAACGCCGCACTGGCCGGCACGGTGTCGACCTCGCCAGCATCACCCCAGATTTTCCCCCTCCCGGTTTCGATGAGCACCACGGCCGAGAGCGTCAATCTCGCCCTCCTGCCGGGTGTGGTCGCCTCCGCCAAGTCTCAACGTATGACCTGGCCCGATGCGACGTACGTGCCCGCCAACGCCATCGACGTCTTCGTCCACAACGGTTGGACCTCGAACTATGCGTCGGTCGGGGATGGCTATGACCCGACCCAGGACTGGTTCCAGGTCAAGCTGGCCAAGCCCGCCCCGGTCTACGAGGTGTTCAGCCTCTGGACGTCGCCGGCCAAGCCGACGGAGTACGACCTACAGGTCGCCACGGACGCCGGCTGTCAGACGTGGTCGACGGTCGCCCACGTGGTGAATCCGAGCGACAAGGATTCCCAGGTGATCGATCGCAAGGACCCGATCTCCTGCGTCCGGATGCAGGCCCTGGCCACGAATTCCAAGACCGGATACACGATCAACGAGTTCGAGGTATGGTCCGGCCCCAAGCCGGCGCCAGTCGTGGGTCAAATCATTCCCGTGCCGGTGCAGCAGACGCCCGGCACCGGTCAGCCGTGGGAGCTCACGGCTAAATCCCGGATCGTGGTCTCCGACAGTGGCCTCGCTGCCACGGCTGAGGTTCTTGCGGGCTACCTGCGGCCGGCTACCGGGTACGAACTCCCCGTGGCGACAGGTTCTGCCACCGCCGCCGATATCGCCCTCACCCTCGCGCCAGTACCCGGCCTTCCACAGGGCAACGAGGTCGCCGCGGCCGAAGGCTACTCCCTCACGGTGTCAAGTGCGGGCGTAAACGTCGTGGCCCCGAACGCGCACGGCCTGTTCAACGGCTTTCAGACCCTTCGGCAGTTGTTGCCGGCGGCGAGCCACTCGCCTTCTATCGGCGTGGGGCCATGGACGGCACAGCCCATAACGGTCGTGGACTACCCACGTTATGCGCATCGAGGTCTCCAACTCGACCCTGCCCGTAACTTCCTGACGGTGGCCGAAGTAAGGTCCATGATCGACCAACTGGCAGCGTTGAAGGGCGACCGACTGCACCTGCACCTGAGCGACAGCCAGTCCTGGCGCCTTGAGATCAAGGGCTACCCGGCACTGGACGGCACCGGGTGCAACGGGGCGGGCTGCCTGGCGGGTTTCTACACGCAAGAGGACTTCAAGGACTTGGTCAAGTACGCGGCCGATCGGTTCATCGAGATCGTCCCCGAACTGGAGGGCCCGGCCCATGCCACGGCGGCAGTCACAGCCCTGGGCGGCCGCGCGGTCATGGGTTGCCAAGGCCAGACCCAGACCGACCGGTTTTGCACCAATCCGAATGACCCGGCCAGTGCGCGGGCCCTCGCGTTCTGGAGAGACGCGATCGCGCAGCTTGCCGCGATCTCTCCCGCACCCGTCATCCACATCGGCGGGGACGAGGCCATCGGGATGCCCCACGAGGACTACAAGTGGTGGATCCGGCAGATGGAGATCATCGTCAACGACAACGGCAAGCGGATGATGGGCTGGAACCCAGCGCTGGAAGGATACGCACCGAATTCCACCTCCATCAACCATTACTGGTCCGACTACACCGGCGGTGGGCCCGCTCTCATCAAGCCTGAGTGGTTCAACCAAGGCCGGGACGTCATCGTGACCCCGGAATACAACGCCTATCTCGACTTCGGGTATGACGGGTCCCCCGGCAGGACGCCGCGGACGGAACTTCTCCAGTCCTACTCGTGGGACCCGGAATGGGTGTACGAAAAGTACCGGTCGGTCTGGGCTCAACCCGCCTACGGCGGGCCGAAGGCGGAGGACGTCCTCGGTATCGAGGCGCCCATCTGGGGCGAGCAGATGCGTGGGCTGGCCACGAACGAGTACATGGTCTTCCCGCGGCTAGCCGGAATCCTCGAAAAGGCCTGGTCCCCCAAAGCGCTCACCCAGGACTACGACGCGTATCGGCAGCGGCTCAGCGTAGCCGGACCCCGGTGGGCGTTCGCGAACGTGAACTACGGCACCATATCCCAGGTCACCTGGAGCACGGCGGCGATGGGGACGGTCGCCCGTTTCGGCGTGGACAAGACCCTGAGCAATGCGCCCCTGGCGCGTATGACCGCCGGCTCGATTCCGCCCGGTAATGTCGCGGCCGTGATCGATTGGGGCGACGGATCCCCGACGGAGCCGGCCGGCATCGCGGGGCGCGATTACGTGGCAAGCCAACGGCAGGGTAGAAGCCTGATGTCGGTCAGCGGGAGCCACACCTATCCGGCGGACCAGGTGTACCACGGAACCGTCACCTACAGTTATCAGGACCAGACCTGGGTCGTGCCGTTCACAGCGACCGGCGTCCCGTCCTGCACGAAGACGATCATCGGGCCCCACTCTGGCCCATTGACCGTCTCCTCGGGTGTCACGTGCCTCGATGACGCGACGATCACCGGACCCGTGACCGTGCGTACAGGTGCCGGGCTTTACGCGTCCGGGTCCGAAGTGCGCGGCCCGCTGACGACGTCCGGGGCCGTCGACGTTCTGCTGTGCGGTACCACAGTGTCCGGGCCGGCCACCCTGACCGGTGGGGCGCGGGTCTGGCTCGGCAACCACAAGGGGAACTGCGCGCCGGCGACGATCAAGGGCCCGGTGACGGTCACCGGCATGACGGGTCAGGTGACGATCGACGGCTCGACGGTTAGTGGCCCGCTCGTCCTGCAGAACAACACGGCGGCGACGATTGTCGCTGGTAACCACATTGGCGGGCCACTGTCGTGCGCGGGGAACTCCCCTGCGCCGAGCAACGCCGGCCAGCCCAATACCGTGTCCGGCCCGAAGTCGGGGCAGTGCGCCGGGCTGTAGACGGACGAAATGACCGGCAAAGGCGTTAAGCCCGGTAGGTGAACGCTGGTCACGGCGGCCCTCCCGCATTCGTGAGATGGGAGGGCCTGTACCGCTTCAAAAGTCGTCGCCGGGTGCTTGACCTGCAGGTCGACCTGAGGTGGCAGTGCGGGCAAGATCGGTTCTTATGTCTCTCCGTCTCCTCTACTTGCTCATGATGCGGTTGTTCGGCTGGCTGGCGCTGCTGGGCCGGAGCGAAGCGATCAAGAATGTCGAGATCATGATGCTCCGTCATGAGGTGGCGGTGCTGCTGCGTCAGGTCGCTCGGCCGAAGCCGGACTGGGCCGATCGGGCGGTGCTGGCCGCGCTAGCGCGGTTCTTGTCGCCCGCCCTGCGTGCTCATCGGCTGGTTACGCCGGACACGCTGCTGGCGTGGCACCGTCGCTTGGTCCGACGCCGGTGAACGTATCCGAACCGGCCCGGTCGTCCTCGGACGAGCAAGGAGATCCGGGATCTGGTGGTACGTCTGGCGCGGGAGAACCCGGCATGGGGATATCGACAGGTATAGGGCGAACTCGTCCGGCTCGGCTACCAGGTCAGTGAAGCGACAGTGCGGCGAATCCTGCGAGCCGGCCAGCCAGGTCCGGCTTCCCGAAACATCGACACCTCGTGGCGAACGTTCCTGCGTACCAGGCGAAAGAGCTGCTGGCCTGCGACTTCTTTCACGTCGACACGATCTCCTTGAAACGCCTGTACATCCTGTTCGTGATGGAGGTGGCGACCAGGCGCGTGCGCATCCTGGGGGTGACCGCGAATCCGACCGGAGCGTGGGCGGTTCAGCAGGCCCGTAACCTGCTCATGGATCTGGGGGAGCGGGCCGACTTGTTCCGCTTCCTCCTTCGGGACCGGGATGCCAACCGATCACGATGAGCGGACCGCCGTTCCGCTGGAGGGGCGGATCAAGCGTCGTAAGGTACTCGGCGGGCTGATCAACGAGTATCACCGAGCCGCGTAGCCGCTCCGGAGGACTCCCAGCTCAAGCCGCATGTGATGGGTTTTGAAGCGGTACAGGGTTGAGCACGATCATCGCCTTGCCTCGATCCGCGCCGCCGATCACGCGGCTCGTGCCTGATTGCCGCGAGCCGCGTGAAAGCGCGACACAAAATCCGAGAATCCAGTTCCCAAAGACCGCTCGCTTGATCTTTAACCTGGGTGGCCTGGGAGGCGATGCAGGTTAAAGATCAAGCGAGGAGCTACCCTGGGCCACCGGGTGCGCGGCTCGGCTTCGCTGCCATGCGAATTCGGCCACTTGGAGGCCGACGAGATCCAGTTTGCGCGCCACGTCAGTGTCCGTGACCTCGCCGTCTGCGGCGAACACCCGATCGCCTGAGTTGATCGCGACGCCGAGCGGGGTGAGCCACCCACGCAAGGCGTGCACGATGGATCTGAGCGCCACTAGCGTGGTCGTCGTGCCCTGCCAGCCGTTCGCGCAGACGATGCAGCCGACAGCACGTCCGTCGAAGTAGGGTCGCTCGTCGTTGCGGAGGTCTTCGACGTAATCGAGGGCGTTCTTCACCATCCCAGAAACGCCTCCGTGATATCCCGGCGAGCCGATGATGATCCCATCGGCCCGACGGAGTGCGTCGACGAGGGCCAGCGCGGCGGCTGTCCGCTCCTGGCGCTCTGGCGCGTAGAGCGGCAACTCAAGATCGCGTGCGGCGAAGAGCGCAGTTCGCGCCCCGTACGCGGCTGCCTGTGCCAGCGCCCGGCGCACCGCCCACTCCGTTGACGATCCCGGACGGGTGGTGCCTCCGAGGCCGACCACAAACGGGCGGCCGTCGCTGCCCATGTCACAGCTCCTTGAGCGTAGGGAGGACTTCCTTGGCGATGAGCCGCATACTGCGCTCGGCGTCGTCGAGTGGCATCCCGCCGTAGGACACGTGCAGGATGATTTCGTCGCAGTTGGTACGGCCGACCATGTCACGGACCTTCGCCACGCACTGGTCCGGTGTTCCCCAGATATGATCGCTCACCAGATAGTTGGCCTCCTCCGTGGTCTGGGACCCCCGCACGCGGGCGGCTCGCTCGGCGTAATGGGAGTAGCTCGCCAGCTTGTCGAAATGGGTGCCGAAGAACTCGTAGTGCCGGTACGCCGAGTCCACGTACCGCCGCATGTAGCGGTCGGCGACTTCGCTGGCCCGCTGCTGGTTCTCGTCGCAATACGCCCAGAGCACAAGCGTCGGCCGGGTGGGCGCGAAACCGTTCTCTGCTCGGATCTTGGCGTACTCGGTGAGCTCCGTCGCATACTCGTCTACCGGCTTGTTCGGGATGACGAGAGCCTTGAGCCCGTTCGCGGCCGCGACCGCCACGGACTGCGGACTCCCCCAGGCACAACACATGTTGTCGACGATGCGCTGCCCGTTCTGCGGGTGTGGGCGAAGCTCGGTCTCCGGGATCTTGAAGATCTGGCCATCGTAGGAGAACCGATCCTTCGTCAGCGCGAGCCGTACGATGTCGAGTGCCTCTTGGAAGCGCGGCCGCGATTCCTCCATGTCGACCCCGTACGCCTGGTACTCCCGACGGCCGATCCCGCGCCCGACGCCGAGCCGCAACGAGCGCTCCTCCCCCATCACCTCCTGCAGGAACGCGATCTGCTCGGCCAGCCGGACCGGCTGGTGCCAGGGCAACACGGTGACCATGGTGCCGAGGTCGATGCGGGAGGTACGGCCGGCCATGTAGGTGAGGAATTGCAGCGGATTGGGCGCCATCTGGTAGGGCGTGACGTGGTGCTCGACCGACCAAAGAGCGTCGTAGCCGAGTTCCTCGGTGAGTTCGGCGATCCGCAGATCGTCCTGCAGGATCTTCGAGTCGGGGATCTCCGGCAGGCCGGGGACGTTCTCACCGCGCTCACGTGCCTCGAAACGGTCCCAGTCGCCGGAGTTGGAGAAGTGCATCCCGATGCCGACACGCATTCGACTACCTCTTTCCTGTCATCCGATCGCCGCGTACACGGCACGAGTGAGGCCAACCGTCCGGGGATCGCCCTCCCCTGCAGGGTTCATCCGCATCTTGTTGGCGACGTAAGCGAAGGCGATCCCGGCCTCGGGGTCCGCCCACGCTGTGGATCCGCCCGCTCCGGGATGGCCGAACGACCGCGGCCCGACGCCAGGGCCGAGCCCTGCCCCAAGGTGCAGCCCGGTCCCGACTCGGGTGGGCACCCCGATGACGAGGTCCGTCTCCTCCGCCTCAAGGGCTGCCGCTCGTTCCACCGTCTCGGGACGCAGCAGGCGCATGCCGTCGACGTCGCCGATCGTGGCGGCGTAGACACGTGCCAACGACCGTGCATCACCTATCCCGTTCGATGAGGGCATCTCAGCGGCGTGCAGATCCCGCCGGTTCCACATGTCGTTGTAGGCGAACAGCCCGGATGGGCCCGACATCACGCGAACCATGAGGGATTCCCCTGTGAAGAAGTCCCTCCCCGGCATCTGGTCGGGCAGCACGACGGCGACCCGTTCCTCCTCTTCTTCGGGGAGGCCGATCCAGAAGTCGAGCCCGAGAGGGGCGGCGATCTCACGTGCGAAGAAGCCGCCGAATCGTTGGCCGGTGATCCGGCGCACGACCTCTCCGAGGATCCAGCCGAAGGTGCGGGCGTGATATCCGACGGCCGTGCCCGGCTCCCATTGGGGTGCCTGCGCGGCGATCGCCTCGATCACGGGGTCCCAGGCGAACACCTCGTGCAAGGTGAGGTCGGCGTCCACGGCCGCGATCCCGGCCCGGTGCGACATCACCCAGCGCACCGGGATGTGTTCCTTGCCGGCGGCACCGAACTCCGGCCAATACTTGGCTACCGGCGTGTCCAGATCGAGCACGCCTCGCTCAGCAAGGAGATGTACGGCGAGCGCGGTCGGCCCCTTGGTGGCCGAGAACATCAGTGCCAGCGTGTTCTCCTGCCATGTCCGTCCTGAGACGGGATCGGCGATTCCGCCCCAGGCGTCGACGACCGGACGGCCGTCCCGGTAGAGGCAGAACGCGGCCCCGACTTCGCCGTGTTCGGTGAAGTTCGTGAGGAACGCATCAGCGACGGCGCCGTACCCGGGCTCGGCTCTCACGACAGGCTCTGTTGCCATCAACCGCTCCGGAACCGCGCGTGGCGAGGCAGGCCAAGGATCCGCTCGGCGATGATGTTGCGATGGATCTCCGTCGTCCCCGCGTAGATCGCGGTGCCCTGGGCGAAGCGGTGCGCCCACTCGATGATCCCATCCTCCAGAGCGCCGTCCTCACCACGGGTGATGAGGGCCTCCGGCCCGACGAGGTCGATCATGTCGGCCGAGTCCCGGATGAGCAGCTCGGACGCCAGTACCCGTCCCATGGGAGAAGGAGTGTTGCGGGCGGCTTCGATGTCGAGCGCCACCTGGGCGAGCCGGACCCGTACAACCGGATCATCGATTACCTGGTTGGAGGCGGCCCAGCGAAGGGTGTGCTCCAGCAGCCGCTCAAGCGTCTCGTAGTAGGTGACGCCCGCGGGATTGATCTCGGCCAGCCCGTGATCGTCATCACGACCGATTCCGTGCTCGGCGCTCAACGGGCCGGACAGCACCGACCAGCCCCCGTTGACCGGGCCGATCCGGTAGTGGTCGGAAACCCGGACGTCGCCGTAGTAGACGACATTGGTCCGCTCTCCGCCGAGCGTGTGGATCGGGCGGACCTCGACGCCCGGCGAGTCCAACGGCACCAGGAACACCGTCAGGCCGTGGTGCTTGGGGGCGTCGGGATCGGTACGCGCCACGAGAAAGCTGTACTGGCAGTTCTGTGCTCCGGTGGTGAACATCTTGGAGCCGCTGATGATCCAGCGGACACCGTCGCGGGTCGCCTTGGTCCTTACGCCCGCGAGGTCGGATCCGGC is a genomic window of Streptosporangium album containing:
- a CDS encoding family 20 glycosylhydrolase, with protein sequence MKISFLSAKREQRRDRGASRRPRARAVSALTIGALLATSLTGVMANAALAGTVSTSPASPQIFPLPVSMSTTAESVNLALLPGVVASAKSQRMTWPDATYVPANAIDVFVHNGWTSNYASVGDGYDPTQDWFQVKLAKPAPVYEVFSLWTSPAKPTEYDLQVATDAGCQTWSTVAHVVNPSDKDSQVIDRKDPISCVRMQALATNSKTGYTINEFEVWSGPKPAPVVGQIIPVPVQQTPGTGQPWELTAKSRIVVSDSGLAATAEVLAGYLRPATGYELPVATGSATAADIALTLAPVPGLPQGNEVAAAEGYSLTVSSAGVNVVAPNAHGLFNGFQTLRQLLPAASHSPSIGVGPWTAQPITVVDYPRYAHRGLQLDPARNFLTVAEVRSMIDQLAALKGDRLHLHLSDSQSWRLEIKGYPALDGTGCNGAGCLAGFYTQEDFKDLVKYAADRFIEIVPELEGPAHATAAVTALGGRAVMGCQGQTQTDRFCTNPNDPASARALAFWRDAIAQLAAISPAPVIHIGGDEAIGMPHEDYKWWIRQMEIIVNDNGKRMMGWNPALEGYAPNSTSINHYWSDYTGGGPALIKPEWFNQGRDVIVTPEYNAYLDFGYDGSPGRTPRTELLQSYSWDPEWVYEKYRSVWAQPAYGGPKAEDVLGIEAPIWGEQMRGLATNEYMVFPRLAGILEKAWSPKALTQDYDAYRQRLSVAGPRWAFANVNYGTISQVTWSTAAMGTVARFGVDKTLSNAPLARMTAGSIPPGNVAAVIDWGDGSPTEPAGIAGRDYVASQRQGRSLMSVSGSHTYPADQVYHGTVTYSYQDQTWVVPFTATGVPSCTKTIIGPHSGPLTVSSGVTCLDDATITGPVTVRTGAGLYASGSEVRGPLTTSGAVDVLLCGTTVSGPATLTGGARVWLGNHKGNCAPATIKGPVTVTGMTGQVTIDGSTVSGPLVLQNNTAATIVAGNHIGGPLSCAGNSPAPSNAGQPNTVSGPKSGQCAGL
- a CDS encoding NADPH-dependent FMN reductase; translation: MGSDGRPFVVGLGGTTRPGSSTEWAVRRALAQAAAYGARTALFAARDLELPLYAPERQERTAAALALVDALRRADGIIIGSPGYHGGVSGMVKNALDYVEDLRNDERPYFDGRAVGCIVCANGWQGTTTTLVALRSIVHALRGWLTPLGVAINSGDRVFAADGEVTDTDVARKLDLVGLQVAEFAWQRSRAAHPVAQGSSSLDL
- a CDS encoding LLM class flavin-dependent oxidoreductase — translated: MRVGIGMHFSNSGDWDRFEARERGENVPGLPEIPDSKILQDDLRIAELTEELGYDALWSVEHHVTPYQMAPNPLQFLTYMAGRTSRIDLGTMVTVLPWHQPVRLAEQIAFLQEVMGEERSLRLGVGRGIGRREYQAYGVDMEESRPRFQEALDIVRLALTKDRFSYDGQIFKIPETELRPHPQNGQRIVDNMCCAWGSPQSVAVAAANGLKALVIPNKPVDEYATELTEYAKIRAENGFAPTRPTLVLWAYCDENQQRASEVADRYMRRYVDSAYRHYEFFGTHFDKLASYSHYAERAARVRGSQTTEEANYLVSDHIWGTPDQCVAKVRDMVGRTNCDEIILHVSYGGMPLDDAERSMRLIAKEVLPTLKEL
- a CDS encoding serine hydrolase domain-containing protein is translated as MATEPVVRAEPGYGAVADAFLTNFTEHGEVGAAFCLYRDGRPVVDAWGGIADPVSGRTWQENTLALMFSATKGPTALAVHLLAERGVLDLDTPVAKYWPEFGAAGKEHIPVRWVMSHRAGIAAVDADLTLHEVFAWDPVIEAIAAQAPQWEPGTAVGYHARTFGWILGEVVRRITGQRFGGFFAREIAAPLGLDFWIGLPEEEEERVAVVLPDQMPGRDFFTGESLMVRVMSGPSGLFAYNDMWNRRDLHAAEMPSSNGIGDARSLARVYAATIGDVDGMRLLRPETVERAAALEAEETDLVIGVPTRVGTGLHLGAGLGPGVGPRSFGHPGAGGSTAWADPEAGIAFAYVANKMRMNPAGEGDPRTVGLTRAVYAAIG
- a CDS encoding acyl-CoA dehydrogenase family protein, coding for MDFSVLDLSEDVRDFLREVEQFLDEHLTPAVIDEEWETGAGHNRSFHRALGAKGWIFPGWPVADGGAGLDPVRCRLLESELRRRHAPSITKGTTSLSIAAVRAYADDELRADIVPRVARGEVCICLGYTEPDAGSDLAGVRTKATRDGVRWIISGSKMFTTGAQNCQYSFLVARTDPDAPKHHGLTVFLVPLDSPGVEVRPIHTLGGERTNVVYYGDVRVSDHYRIGPVNGGWSVLSGPLSAEHGIGRDDDHGLAEINPAGVTYYETLERLLEHTLRWAASNQVIDDPVVRVRLAQVALDIEAARNTPSPMGRVLASELLIRDSADMIDLVGPEALITRGEDGALEDGIIEWAHRFAQGTAIYAGTTEIHRNIIAERILGLPRHARFRSG